The genomic region ATCGGCTTCTTCCCCTTCGCCGGCACGGATCCCGGACGCGAGCAGATCGTTGCCGTCGGCGCACCGAGCGACCGCGCCCTGCGCCAGCTCCTGTGAGCATGCGCCCTGCTGAAAAAGACGGCGGGTGTCCGCAGGGGCAGCGGACACCCGCCTGGTTCGGCGTTGACAGGGAGGGGAGTCGAACGCCGTCGCTGAGCGGGACCACCGTCATCGGGGGAGGGGCACCGGTGGTCCCTATGTTCCGGTCGGGCGGGGGGAACCCGACCGGTCGGAGGGGCAATCACACGTCCTCGTCAATCACGAGCGTCCACACGCTTGGATTGCCTTCGCACGCGTGCGATGCGCCATGCAACCCTTGGGCGCGTGACCACCTTGCTCCGAACATCGTTAACCATTCATGAATGTCAAGAAGCGCCGCGTTCCGGGACTCCCCCTTCCCCGCCGCATAGGCCCGCCGAAGCACCTGCTGGATATTGGAAAATTCACGCATTCCGGCGGACGGCGCCGGCCGGCGCGACATCTTGTCGCACCAGCATATTCCCATAAACGAATGTCGCAGCGCAAGGTGCCGTGCCCGGACGGGGACGCCGATTCGCCGGCCCGCGCGGGCGCGAATCGCCAAGCCGGCTGCGCACCGCGCAGCTTCAGGCCGCCGCCTTTCCCTCGCCCGCCATGTTCCATGTCAGACGCGGGCTGCGCGCCGCCCGCGTCTCGTCGAGACGCCGGCGGGGAGCAAGGCGCGGCGCCTCTGTGAAGCGCTCCACCTCGCCCTTGCGTGCGGCATCGGCGAGACTGCGCATGGCCATGATGAATTCGTCGAGGCTGGCTTTGGACTCGGTTTCCGTCGGCTCGACAAGCATGGCGCCGTGGACGACAAGGGGAAAATAGATCGTCATCGGATGGAAGCCCTCGTCGATGAGCGCCTTGGCGAAGTCGAGGGTGGTGACGCCGGTGCCCTTGAGGAAGCGGTCGTCGAAGAGCACCTCGTGCATCGACGGCCCCGGAAACGGCGTCGTGATCGCATCTTGGAGCCGCGCGCGGATGTAGTTGGCGGCCAGCACGGCGTCTTCCGCCATCCGCTTCAGCCCGTCGCGCCCGAGACTCATCATGAAGGCGAGCGCGCGCACGAACATGCCCATCTGGCCATGGAAGGCGCACAGCCGCCCGAAGCTGCGGTCCTCTTCACCTCCCGGCCATTCGACGAGCCGCCAGCGCCCGCCGTCGCATTCCAGCCGCGGCAGCGGCGCGAACGGCGCGAGCGCCTCGGAGAAGACCACCGGCCCCGAGCCCGGGCCGCCGCCGCCGTGGGGGGTGGAGAAGGTCTTGTGCAGGTTGATGTGCATGGCGTCCACGCCGAGATCGCCGGGGCGCACCTTGCCCACGATCGCATTGAAGTTCGCCCCGTCGCAGTACACGAAGCCGCCGGCGGCGTGGACGAGCTCTGATATCTGCTGCATGTCCCGCTCGAACAGGCCGCAGGTGTTGGGGTTGGTGATCATGATGCCGGCGATCTCGGGGCCGAGTGCGGCCTCGAGCGCGGCCGGATCCACGCGCCCGTCCGCGCCGGCCGGGATGGCGCGCACGTCGTAGCCGCAGAAGGCGGCCGTGGCGGGATTCGTGCCGTGCGCGGATTCCGGCACGAGGATCACGCGCCGGGCATCTCCGCGCGCCTCCAGCGCCGCCCGGATCGCCATGATGCCGGCAAGCTCGCCATGCGCACCGGCCTTGGGCACCAGGGTGACCGCCGGCATGCCGGTGAGCCGCTTCAACCAGTCGGCCAGCTCCGCCATCAGCTCCAGCGCCCCCTGGACGGTGCTCTCCGGCTGGAGCGGATGGATGTCCGCCAGTCCGGGCAGCCGCGCCAGCTTCTCATTGAGCCGCGGGTTGTGCTTCATCGTGCAG from Rhodothalassiaceae bacterium harbors:
- the gcvPB gene encoding putative glycine dehydrogenase (decarboxylating) subunit 2, whose protein sequence is MVTGMRDGEGMAPAGAAGAPETFTGHRGLLHEEPLICEYPGAFGKTGVDLPDVEIDEAPLAGFLREEPIGLPGLTEPEAVRHYTRLSQLNYGIDTGFFPLGSCTMKHNPRLNEKLARLPGLADIHPLQPESTVQGALELMAELADWLKRLTGMPAVTLVPKAGAHGELAGIMAIRAALEARGDARRVILVPESAHGTNPATAAFCGYDVRAIPAGADGRVDPAALEAALGPEIAGIMITNPNTCGLFERDMQQISELVHAAGGFVYCDGANFNAIVGKVRPGDLGVDAMHINLHKTFSTPHGGGGPGSGPVVFSEALAPFAPLPRLECDGGRWRLVEWPGGEEDRSFGRLCAFHGQMGMFVRALAFMMSLGRDGLKRMAEDAVLAANYIRARLQDAITTPFPGPSMHEVLFDDRFLKGTGVTTLDFAKALIDEGFHPMTIYFPLVVHGAMLVEPTETESKASLDEFIMAMRSLADAARKGEVERFTEAPRLAPRRRLDETRAARSPRLTWNMAGEGKAAA